The DNA window CCCGCGGCGCGGGAGCCCCTGCGGACCGGTCAGCCCGGGCGGCCGTAGCTGTTGATCTGGCCGTCGTCGACGCGCTTCATCGTGATCGGCTTGCCGGACTGGGAGGCGTGCACCACCCAGCCGTCACCGACGTACATGCCGACGTGGTGCAGGTCGCTGTAGTAGAAGACGAGGTCACCGGCGCGCAACTCGCTCCGGCTCACCCGCCTGGTCACGTCGTGCTGCTGCCGGGCGTTGTGCGGCAGCGAGACGCCGGCCTTGGCCCACGCCGCCATGGTGAGGCCCGAGCAGTCGTAGTGGTCCGGGCCGGCGGCGCCCCAGACGTAGATCTTGCCGATCTGGGCGCAGGCGAACTTGACCGCGACGCCGGCCGGGCCACCGGGGTAGCCGGCAGGGCAGGGCGCCGGGCGCAGCGGACCGCCGCCGCCGTTGCCGTAGACCTTGAGGCGCAGCTTCTGGAGCTTGACGATCTCGGCGTCGATCTGCTTCTTCTTGGCCGCGAGCTGGGCCTCGGTGCGCGACAGCTCGGTGATCATCTCGTCCAGCGGCTGCTTCTTGGCGGCGAGCTGGTCGCGCAGCTCGGCGACGGTCCGCACCTGCTCCTGCTGGCGGTTCGCGAACCGGTCGAGCAGGGCGAGGCCGTCGACCAGCTCGCTCGGCGACCGGCTGCCCAGCAGCGCGTTGACGGTGGAGAGGTTGTTGTCGCCCTTGTAGGCGTCGGCGGCGAGCCCACCCACCTGGCCGAGGGCGGCGTCCACCCGGGCCTGGAGCGGGGCGATCTGCTTGCCCAGCGCGGCGGCCTGCTTCCGCTTGGCGGCGAGCTGCTCGCGCGTGGCGTTGACCTGTTCGATGACCGGTTCGAGCTTGTTCCAGTCCTGGTCGATCTGGCGCTCGATCTCGGTGACCGACGGTTCGGCGTGTGCCGCCGTGGCGCCGCCGGTCAGGACGACGGCCGCGCCGACCAGGGCGGCGAGGGCGGTGGTGCAACGGGACCAGCGGGAACGCGGCGCAGCCGTCGATCGGTCGAACGACCGGACCGACGGTGGCCGCGGGGCATGGTGTGCCACCGGGCTTCCGTACTCCTTCTTCCTGGCCGCCTACCGGGTTAGCTGACGGGTTCGGGCGGGAAGGGAGGCGCCCTACCGCAGTGACTGCGGATTCACCCCAGTTACCTGGGTCCCCGGCTCGCCCGGAGGCGACTCGGCGGTGTCGGACCGTCACCACCCGGGTTGGACGGTGAAGCTCGCGGCCGACGATTGACCAGAGTAGAGAGCGTCGTTATCGTTCCGCAACCCAGGACGCCGTGACACTCCGTACGGCCTACCTGCCCGGAATGAAGGATTTCTTCACACGAGATTACTTGGCGGAAAGGTATTGACCCGGAGGGTGCGCGGGGTGAGGGTGAGGACGCAGTGACCCCCATCCCTGTCTGGAGGTTCGATGCACCTCTCACCCCCGCCGTCGGGCAGACGGATGCTGCTGGCAGCAGCCGTCGCGGCTGCCACCGCACTCGTGGCGACCGGCCCGGTGGCAGCCCAACCGCTCACCGCCCAACCCGCCAGCGACCGCCAGGATCAGTACGCCGCCGCCGCGACGGAGTACGGCGTGCCGCAGAGCGTCCTGCTCGGCGTCTCGTACCTGGAGTCGCGCTGGGACACCCACCCGGGCCAGCCGAGCACCAGCGGCGGCTACGGCCCGATGCACCTCACCGACGCCCAGCACGTCCTCGCGACGCCGGCCAGCGGCCACGTCAGCGAGGACGAGGACCCGCGGGGCGACGACTCGCGGCCGCTCACCCTCAACCCGGCCACCGCGGCCGCACCTGCGGAGGACGTGCTGCCGCAGGCGTCCCTGCAGACGCTCGACGCCGCCGCGGCGCTCACCGGCCTCGCCGAGGAGACGCTGCGCACGGACGCGGCCGCGAACATCCGGGGCGGGGCGGCGCTGCTCGCCTCGTACCAGAAGCAGTTGGGCTCGCCGGTCGGCGCCGCCACCGACCCGGCGGCCTGGTACGGCGCGGTGGCCCGCTACTCCGGCGCGGACACCGAGGACGCGGCGGCGGCCTTCGCCGACGAGGTCTACGACCAGCTCGGCCTGGGCGCGGCCCGGACCACCGACGACGGCCAGCGGGTGACCCTGGCCGCCACCGCGGTGAAGCCGGACCAGTCCGGGCTGCACCGGCTCGGGCTGCGCCGGGCCGAGCGGCCGGACGGCCTGGAGTGCCCGGTGCGGCTCGCCTGCGAGTGGATCCCCGCGCCGTACGAGGAGTATTACATCCCCAAGACCAAGACCTGGGACTACGGCAACCACGACATCGGCAACCGGCCTGCACAGCAGAAGCTCGAGTACATCGTCATCCACGACACCGAGGGCTACTTCGGCCCGAGCGTGAACCTGGTGAAGGACCCGACCTACCTCGGCTGGCACTACACGCTGCGCTCGGTGGACGGCTACGTCGCCCAGCACATCAAGGCCAAGGACGTCGGCTGGCAGGCGGGCAACTGGTACGTCAACGCCAAGTCCATCGGCATCGAGCACGAGGGCTTCGCCGGGCACGGCACCTGGTACACCGAGGCGATGTACCGGGCCTCCGCCAAGCTGGTCCGCCACCTGGCGCTGCGCTTCCAGATCCCGCTGGACCGGCAGCACATCATCGGCCACGACAACGTCCCCGGCACGGTCGCCGGAACCGTGGCCGGGATGCACTGGGACCCGGGCCCCTACTGGGACTGGTCGCACTACTTCGACCTGATGAAGGCGCCGTTCCGGTCCACCGGGAACGCGCACACCGGCCTGGTCACCATCGACCCGGACTTCGCCGCCAACCAGCCGGCCTTCTACGGCTGCAACCAGCAGCCGCCGGGCGTCCCCGACCCCGTGCCGCCGGCCGCCCCCTGTCCGCTGCGCGGCTCGTCCGCGGTGATCCTGCACACCGCGCCGAGCGCGACCGCCCCGCTGGTCAACGACCTCGGGCTGCGCCCGAACGGCACGCCGGACACCATGTACATCTCCGACCACGGCGCCCGCGCCTCGGCCGGTCAGACGTACGCGGTGGCCGACGTGCAGGGTGACTGGACGGCGATCTGGTACCTCGGCCAGAGGGCCTGGTTCTACAACCCGGCCTCGGCGCCGACCGCCAAGTGGTCGACGGGCTTCGTGGTGACGCCCAAGCCCGGGAAGACCACCATCCCGGTCTACGGCCGCGCCTACCCGGAGAAGGAGGCCTACCCGGCCACCATCCCGTTCCAGGGTGTCTCCCCGCTCCAGTACACGTTCTCGGCCGGCCAGCGGTACACGCTCGGCGGCGTCCTCCCGAGCGAGTACTACCGGGCGGTGTCGTTCGACGGTTCGGCTCCGGACGACCGGACGGTGGTCCGTGGCGACACCAAGTACGTGCAGATCCAGTTCGGCCACCGGATCATGTACGCGAACCTCGACGACGTGCAGATCCTCCCGTCCCCGATCGGCGCGCCCAGGTAGCAGCGGCGACGCTCGACGGAAAGGCCCCCGGTCCAGGTGGACCGGGGGCCTTCTCGTGGCTCGGGGACGGGTCAGGTGACCCGGACGAAGCCGGCGAGCGGTTGGGTGCTGATGCTCGACACCTGGACCGGCTTGCCGGTCCGTGGCGCGTGCACCATCACCCCGTTGCCGAGGTAGAGCCCGACGTGGTGCAGGTCGCTGCCGAAGAAGACGAGGTCACCCGGTCTGGCCTCGGAGCGGGAGACCTTGCGGCCCTCGTTCCACTGTGCACCGGTGAAGTGGGTGAGCGAGATGCCCGCCGCCTTGTAGGCGTACTGGGTGAGGCCGGAGCAGTCGAACGAGTTCGGGCCGGTGGCGCCCCACACGTACGGGTCGCCGACCTGCGCGCACGCCGTCCTGATCGCGGTGCGCGCGGCGCTGCTGACCACGCCGTCGATCTTCGGGCAGCCGGCCGGCCGGATCGAGGTCACCGGCAGCATGGCCGTGAGCCGCTTGATCTCGGAGTCGATCTGCTTCTTCTTGGTCGCCAGCTCCTTCTCCTGCTTGAGCTCGGTGGCGATCAGCGCGTCCAGCTTCTGCTTCTGCGCGTTGTACTTGTCCCGGACGGCGAGCACGCCGGCGATCTGCTTGCGCTGGTCGTCGGCGAGCCGGTCGAGGATGACCAACTGCTCGGCGAGGGTGCCCGGCCGGGTGCTCACCAGCAGGGCGCCCATCTCCTGGGACGGACCCTGGATGTAGTAGCGGGCGGCGATGTCGCCGACCTTGTTCATGGCGAGCGCCGACTCCAGCTCCAGCGGCACCATCTTCTTCTGCAGGTCCGCGGACTTCTTCTTGTTGACCTTGAGCTGGGAGCGGACCTTGTTGTACTGCTCGATCGTGGGTTCGAGCTTCTCCCACTGCTTGTCGATCTGCGCGTCGATCTCGTCCACGGACGGCGCCGCGTGCGCCGGGGCCGCGAGCATCCCGGCGCCGACCGCGACGGCGGCGACCACGGTGAGGAGACGGCGTACCACCCGGTGGAACCCGGCGGGACGGCCGGGCGACTGGCTCGGGGCGTGACGTTCAGGGGGCATGGTTGCCACCGGCACGGACTCCTTTGCAACCGACCGCCGGGCGCCTCGTGAGAGGGAAGATCGAGGCAGACGACCCGCAGCGGTCGGTGCCCCACATTAGGGAAGGCACGGGGGTGGAATCAAGGCGACGTTCAGTTCAATCACGTCTGCGCAACCGCTTGCACACCAAGGGTATTCGTTCACTTGCCAACGATTGCCGTCAATACGTCGTCGAGTGTCACCACACCGAGGGGTCGACGGCCGTCGCTCACCAGCACCATGTGCCGGCGCTCGCGGCGCATCGAGAGCAACAGGTCGGCCAGCGTACGGTCGGGCGGCACCACGGCCAGCGGCCGGTAGATGTCGGCCGGCACCGGCGCCCGGCGAGTGGCGCCCGAGTAGCCCAGCACGTCCTTCACGTGCACGAATCCGAGCACCCGGCGGGTGGACCGCTGCACCACCGGGAAGCGGGACCGGCCGGTGCGGGTGGCCAGCACCTCCAGCGACGCCGGTGAGACGTCCTCGGCCACCGTGGTCACCGTCGACCAGGGTTGCAGGGCGTCGGCGGCCGTCCGGCTGTGCAGGGCCAGCGCGCCGGTGATCCGGGCGTGCTCCTCGGCGTCCAGCAACCCCTCGGTACGCGCCTGCGAGACCAGCCCGGCCAGTTCCTCCGCGGTGAACACCGTCTTCACGGCGTCGGTCGCCTCCACCCGCCACAGCCGCAGCACCTGCCGGGCCGACCACTTCATGGCCAGCAGCAGCGGCTTGGTGGCCAGGCAGAAGGCGAGCATGGCCGGGCCGAGCCAGAGCGCCGACGGCTCCGGACCGGCCAGGGTGATGTTCTTCGGCACCATCTCGCCGACCACGGTGTGCAGGAAGACCACCACGCCCAGGGCGATCACGAAGGCCACCGGGTGCACCGCCGAGGCGGGCAGGCCGAGCGCCTCGAACGGCGCCTCCAGCAGGTGGGCCAGCGCCGGCTCGGCGATCGCGCCGAGGCCCAGCGAGCAGACCGTGATGCCGAGCTGCGCCCCGGCGATCATCAGCGGGATCTGGTTCATGGCCGAGAGCGCCCACCGCGCCCGCTTCGAGGTCGCCGCCAGCGGTTCGAGCACCGTACGGCGGGAGGCGATCAGGGCGAACTCGCTGCCCACGAAGAAGGCGTTGCCGAGCAGCAGCGCCAGGGCCACCAGCAGCTCACTCACCGTCGTCGGGCTCCTCGGGGCGGACCACCCGGACCTGCTCGATCCGGTGCCGGTCGACCTCCACCACGGTGAACTCGTGCCCGGCCTCCTCGACCGTCTCACCCGGCACCGGGATGTGCCCGAGCCGGGCCATCAGGAAGCCGGCCAGGGTCTCGTACGGCCCTTCGGGCAGCCGGAAACCGGTCTGCTCGATCAACTCGTCGGAGCGCAGCACGCCGTCCACCAGCACGGTGCGCTCGCCACCCGGCACGGTCAGCTCGACCGGCGCGGGATCGTCCACCACGGCCGGGTCGAACTCGTCGGCGATCTCGCCGACCAGCTCCTCGACCAGGTCCTCCACGGTCACCACGCCGTCCGTGCCCCCGTACTCGTCGACCACGATGGCCAGGTCGGCGCCGGCGTCCTTGAGCGCGGCCAGCACCCCGTCGAGGTCGAGGCTCTCCGGGACGTACACCGGTTCGCGGGCGACCGCGGCGACCGTGGTGGCGGCCCGGCTGGCCAGCGGCACGCCGAGCGCGTCCGGCACCCCGGCCACGCCGGTGACCAGGTCCAGCGTCTCCTCGTAGACCGGGAACCGCGTCCGGCCGGTCTGCCGGGACAGGTCGAGCAGCTCGGCGACCGTCGCGGTGGCCCGCAGCGCGATCACGTCGACCCGCGGGGTCATCGCCTCGGCGGCCCGCTTGTCGCCGAACCGGATGGTGCGACGCAGCAGCATGGCGGTGTCCGGCGGCAGCGCACCGGCCCGGGCCGAGATGGCCGCGAGCAGCCCCAGCTCCTCCGGGGAGCGGGCGCTGGCCAGCTCCTCCTGCGGCTCCACACCGAGCCGCCGGACCAGCCGGTTGGCCGAGTCGTTGAGCAGCCGGATCAGCCAGCCGAAGGTGCGGGAGAAGGTCCGCATCGGCCCGGCGGTGCCGAGCGCCGTGGGCATCGGCCGGGCCAGCGCGAGGTTCTTGGGCACCAGCTCGCCGAAGAGCATCGAGATGAGGGTGGCCAGCGCCAGGGCGAGCAGCCCGGTGAACCGTTCCGCCCCGCCGACCGGGCGCAGCAGCGGGGCGAAGAGGCGGGCCAGCGCCGGCTCGGCCAGGTAGCCGGTGAGCAGCGCGGTGATGGTGATGCCGAGCTGGGCGCCGGAGAGCTGGAAGGACAGCTCGCGCAGCGCCCGCCGTACCGTGGTGGCCCGGCCGTCGCCCTCGCCGGCGCGCCGGTCGATCTCCGCCCGGTCGACGGTGACCAGGGCGAACTCGGCCGCGACGAAGAACGCGTTGCCGGCGGTCAGCAGCACGAAGCCGACCAGGGGCAACAGCGTGGTAACCAGCAGGCCGTCGATGAGCGCGATTGTTCCACGGGCCGGCGGTGGGCACGAGCCGGCGGCCGGCCGGCCGGCGGGCTGGTGGATCGGACGTAGCGTGGATCGCATGAACCGCCTGCTGCTCACCGACGAACTGGTTCTGCTCGCCTACGACGACGCCGGCGCCAACCGGCTCGGCCGGCCGCACCTGGACTACGGCCTCGCCGGGGCCGTCCTGCTGGAGCTGGCCCTGGCTGGCCGGGTCGAGGTGACCGGCGGCCGGCTGGCGGTGACCGATCCCCGCCCGACCGGCGTGCCCCTGCTGGACCAGGCGCTCGCCGCCGTCGCCGGGGACCGGCCGCGCAAGCCGAAGGACTGGATCAGCCGGCTGGCCAAGGGCCTGCCGGACCGGGTGCTCGACGGCCTGGTCGCCGCCGGGGCGCTGCGCCGGGAGTCGGACCGGGTGCTGTGGGTGTTCCCGCGTACCCGCTATCCCTCGCCCACCGGCGCGGAGCCGGCGGTGGAGACGGCGGCCCGCGAGCGGATGCGGGCCGCGCTGGCCGCCGACGGTCCGGTGGACGCGCGGACGGCCGCGCTGCTCACCCTGACCCGGGCCGTCGGCCTGGACCGGAAGCTCTTCCACGAGCTGCCGAAGGAGCGGGTCAAGGCCCGCCTGGCCGAGATCGCCGCGGGCGACTGGGCCTCCGCCGCCACCAAGAAGGCGATCGAGGAGACGCAGGCCGCGGTGCTGGTGGCGACCACCGCCGCCGCCACGGCCGCCATCGCGACCACGACCGTCTCCTGACCGACGACGGCGGCGGCACCCGCGTGGGTGCCGCCGCCGTCGTGTTTCGTTCGGCTCGTCCGGGGGTACGCCTCAGCCGGCGACCGTCTCGGTCTCCCTCTCGCCCGCCGGGGCGTCCGGCTTGACCGAGCGGAGCAGCACGCTGGCCACGTCGACGACCTCGACCTGCTCGCCGGCGCCCTTGCCGTTGACACCGTCGTTGAGCATCGTCGAGCAGAACGGGCAGCCGACCGCGATGGTCTTCGCCCCGGTGGACATGGCCTCCTCGACCCGGTCCACGTTGATCCGCTTGCCGATCTTCTCCTCCATCCACATCCGGGCGCCGCCGGCGCCGCAGCAGAAGGAGCGCTCGCTGTTGCGCGGCATCTCGGTCAGCTCGCCCTGGATCGCGTCACCGAGCACCTCGCGCGGGGCGGCGAAGACCCGGTTGTGCCGGCCCAGGTAGCAGGGGTCGTGGTAGGTCACGCCGCCGTCGACCGGCTGCACCGGGGTGAGCTTGCCGGCGGCCACCAGGTGGGCCAGCAGCTGGGTGTGGTGCACCACCTCGAACTCGCCACCGAGCTGGCCGTACTCGTTGCCCAGCGTGTTGAAGCAGTGCGGGCAGGTGGCGACGATCTTCCGCTTGCTCTTCTCCCGGCCCTCGAACGCCTCGTTCAGCGTCTCCACGTTCTGCTGGGCGAGCATCTGGAAGACGAACTCGTTGCCGATCCGTCGCGCCGGGTCGCCGGAGCACGTCTCGCCCTCGCCGAGGATGGCGAAGGAGACGCCGGCCTCGTTGAGCAGGGTGGCCACCGCGCGGGTGGTCTTCTTGGCCCGGTCCTCGAACGCGCCGGCGCAGCCGACCCAGAACAGGTACTCGAAGTCGTCGACCTCGCCGACCCGCGGCACCTCGAAGCCGAGGCCCTTGGTCCAGTCCTCCCGGGTGTTCTGCGGGGCGCCCCACGGGTTGCCCTTGTTCTCCAGGTTGCGGAGCATGACGCCGGCCTCGGACGGGAAGCTCGACTCGATCAGCACCTGGTAGCGGCGCATGTCGACGATGTGGTCGACGTGCTCGATGTCCACCGGGCACTGCTCGACGCAGGCGCCGCAGGTGGTGCAGGACCAGAGCACGTCCGGGTCGATGACCCCGCCCTCCTCGGCGGTGCCGATCAGCGGGCGGTCGGCCTCGGCCAGGGCCAGCACGTCCATGTGGGCAAGCTGCGCGGCAGTGGCCTTCTCCTCGCCGGTCAGGTCCTTGCCGCCGCCGGCCAGCAGATAGGGCGCCTTGGCGTACGCGTGGTCACGGAGGCTCAGCACGAGCAGCTTCGGCGACAGCGGCTTGCCGGTGTTCCAGGCGGGGCACTGCGACTGGCAGCGGCCGCACTCGGTGCAGGTGCTGAAGTCCAGCAGGCCCTTCCAGGTGAACTGCTCGACCTGGGCGACGCCGAACTGGTCCTTCTCCGGGTCGGCCTCCTCGAAGTCGAGCGGCTTCCCGTCGCTCATCATGGGGCGCAGCGCGCCCAGGCCGGAGCCGGCCGCCTTCGCGGGCTCGCGCTTGAAGAAGATGTTGGGGAACGCCAGGAACCGGTGCCAGGCGACGCCCATGGTGACGTTCAGCGAGATCACGATGAGCCAGGTCATCGAGATGGCGATCTTGATGAGGGCGGCGACGCTGACGCCGGCCGTCCAGGCCGGGAGCGCGGCGCCGACCGCGTGGCTCAGCGGGGTGGCCCACACCGGGTACTCGAAGTGGTCGGTGGCGACCTTGAAGCCGCGGATCACGAAGCCGAAGATCAGGACCAGCAGCACGACCCACTCGACGAAGTAGCCCTGCCACATGGTCGAACCGGTGAACCGGGAGCGGCCGCCCGGCCGGGTGGGCCGGTTGCGCAGCCGGATGCCCATCAGCACGAGGATGCCGGCCAGGCCCAGGATCCCGATCCACTCGGTGGCCAGTCCGAAGATCGTCCAGTGCCCGATGATCGGCAGCCCGCCGCCGGGGGTGACCACCTCGAAGTACGCCTCGAGCAC is part of the Micromonospora halotolerans genome and encodes:
- a CDS encoding C40 family peptidase, which translates into the protein MATMPPERHAPSQSPGRPAGFHRVVRRLLTVVAAVAVGAGMLAAPAHAAPSVDEIDAQIDKQWEKLEPTIEQYNKVRSQLKVNKKKSADLQKKMVPLELESALAMNKVGDIAARYYIQGPSQEMGALLVSTRPGTLAEQLVILDRLADDQRKQIAGVLAVRDKYNAQKQKLDALIATELKQEKELATKKKQIDSEIKRLTAMLPVTSIRPAGCPKIDGVVSSAARTAIRTACAQVGDPYVWGATGPNSFDCSGLTQYAYKAAGISLTHFTGAQWNEGRKVSRSEARPGDLVFFGSDLHHVGLYLGNGVMVHAPRTGKPVQVSSISTQPLAGFVRVT
- a CDS encoding GOLPH3/VPS74 family protein, which encodes MNRLLLTDELVLLAYDDAGANRLGRPHLDYGLAGAVLLELALAGRVEVTGGRLAVTDPRPTGVPLLDQALAAVAGDRPRKPKDWISRLAKGLPDRVLDGLVAAGALRRESDRVLWVFPRTRYPSPTGAEPAVETAARERMRAALAADGPVDARTAALLTLTRAVGLDRKLFHELPKERVKARLAEIAAGDWASAATKKAIEETQAAVLVATTAAATAAIATTTVS
- a CDS encoding (Fe-S)-binding protein, whose amino-acid sequence is MGSVQIVTTILAAAITAVAVWLAVRAVMKMTAVIRLGQPAPERFTDKGARTKKMLVETAGHTRMLKWSVVGAAHWFVMVGFIVLSLLVLEAYFEVVTPGGGLPIIGHWTIFGLATEWIGILGLAGILVLMGIRLRNRPTRPGGRSRFTGSTMWQGYFVEWVVLLVLIFGFVIRGFKVATDHFEYPVWATPLSHAVGAALPAWTAGVSVAALIKIAISMTWLIVISLNVTMGVAWHRFLAFPNIFFKREPAKAAGSGLGALRPMMSDGKPLDFEEADPEKDQFGVAQVEQFTWKGLLDFSTCTECGRCQSQCPAWNTGKPLSPKLLVLSLRDHAYAKAPYLLAGGGKDLTGEEKATAAQLAHMDVLALAEADRPLIGTAEEGGVIDPDVLWSCTTCGACVEQCPVDIEHVDHIVDMRRYQVLIESSFPSEAGVMLRNLENKGNPWGAPQNTREDWTKGLGFEVPRVGEVDDFEYLFWVGCAGAFEDRAKKTTRAVATLLNEAGVSFAILGEGETCSGDPARRIGNEFVFQMLAQQNVETLNEAFEGREKSKRKIVATCPHCFNTLGNEYGQLGGEFEVVHHTQLLAHLVAAGKLTPVQPVDGGVTYHDPCYLGRHNRVFAAPREVLGDAIQGELTEMPRNSERSFCCGAGGARMWMEEKIGKRINVDRVEEAMSTGAKTIAVGCPFCSTMLNDGVNGKGAGEQVEVVDVASVLLRSVKPDAPAGERETETVAG
- a CDS encoding hemolysin family protein is translated as MPLVGFVLLTAGNAFFVAAEFALVTVDRAEIDRRAGEGDGRATTVRRALRELSFQLSGAQLGITITALLTGYLAEPALARLFAPLLRPVGGAERFTGLLALALATLISMLFGELVPKNLALARPMPTALGTAGPMRTFSRTFGWLIRLLNDSANRLVRRLGVEPQEELASARSPEELGLLAAISARAGALPPDTAMLLRRTIRFGDKRAAEAMTPRVDVIALRATATVAELLDLSRQTGRTRFPVYEETLDLVTGVAGVPDALGVPLASRAATTVAAVAREPVYVPESLDLDGVLAALKDAGADLAIVVDEYGGTDGVVTVEDLVEELVGEIADEFDPAVVDDPAPVELTVPGGERTVLVDGVLRSDELIEQTGFRLPEGPYETLAGFLMARLGHIPVPGETVEEAGHEFTVVEVDRHRIEQVRVVRPEEPDDGE
- a CDS encoding N-acetylmuramoyl-L-alanine amidase yields the protein MLLAAAVAAATALVATGPVAAQPLTAQPASDRQDQYAAAATEYGVPQSVLLGVSYLESRWDTHPGQPSTSGGYGPMHLTDAQHVLATPASGHVSEDEDPRGDDSRPLTLNPATAAAPAEDVLPQASLQTLDAAAALTGLAEETLRTDAAANIRGGAALLASYQKQLGSPVGAATDPAAWYGAVARYSGADTEDAAAAFADEVYDQLGLGAARTTDDGQRVTLAATAVKPDQSGLHRLGLRRAERPDGLECPVRLACEWIPAPYEEYYIPKTKTWDYGNHDIGNRPAQQKLEYIVIHDTEGYFGPSVNLVKDPTYLGWHYTLRSVDGYVAQHIKAKDVGWQAGNWYVNAKSIGIEHEGFAGHGTWYTEAMYRASAKLVRHLALRFQIPLDRQHIIGHDNVPGTVAGTVAGMHWDPGPYWDWSHYFDLMKAPFRSTGNAHTGLVTIDPDFAANQPAFYGCNQQPPGVPDPVPPAAPCPLRGSSAVILHTAPSATAPLVNDLGLRPNGTPDTMYISDHGARASAGQTYAVADVQGDWTAIWYLGQRAWFYNPASAPTAKWSTGFVVTPKPGKTTIPVYGRAYPEKEAYPATIPFQGVSPLQYTFSAGQRYTLGGVLPSEYYRAVSFDGSAPDDRTVVRGDTKYVQIQFGHRIMYANLDDVQILPSPIGAPR
- a CDS encoding hemolysin family protein; the protein is MSELLVALALLLGNAFFVGSEFALIASRRTVLEPLAATSKRARWALSAMNQIPLMIAGAQLGITVCSLGLGAIAEPALAHLLEAPFEALGLPASAVHPVAFVIALGVVVFLHTVVGEMVPKNITLAGPEPSALWLGPAMLAFCLATKPLLLAMKWSARQVLRLWRVEATDAVKTVFTAEELAGLVSQARTEGLLDAEEHARITGALALHSRTAADALQPWSTVTTVAEDVSPASLEVLATRTGRSRFPVVQRSTRRVLGFVHVKDVLGYSGATRRAPVPADIYRPLAVVPPDRTLADLLLSMRRERRHMVLVSDGRRPLGVVTLDDVLTAIVGK
- a CDS encoding C40 family peptidase, with amino-acid sequence MAHHAPRPPSVRSFDRSTAAPRSRWSRCTTALAALVGAAVVLTGGATAAHAEPSVTEIERQIDQDWNKLEPVIEQVNATREQLAAKRKQAAALGKQIAPLQARVDAALGQVGGLAADAYKGDNNLSTVNALLGSRSPSELVDGLALLDRFANRQQEQVRTVAELRDQLAAKKQPLDEMITELSRTEAQLAAKKKQIDAEIVKLQKLRLKVYGNGGGGPLRPAPCPAGYPGGPAGVAVKFACAQIGKIYVWGAAGPDHYDCSGLTMAAWAKAGVSLPHNARQQHDVTRRVSRSELRAGDLVFYYSDLHHVGMYVGDGWVVHASQSGKPITMKRVDDGQINSYGRPG